A single genomic interval of Helianthus annuus cultivar XRQ/B chromosome 13, HanXRQr2.0-SUNRISE, whole genome shotgun sequence harbors:
- the LOC110901377 gene encoding uncharacterized protein LOC110901377 → MDDQPKNTDTTSKTTTTDSASKTLHPVYSVTNIQNKVRIFDGEKVTYFAWVKLFRLHAHGYDVLDHINGTEPPAKTDPSYEAWSKIDSIVLQWIYGTLSDSYLARVLETGSTAQQAWDRIQTIFLNNKNSRAATLEHAFTTTTMASCSSMNEYFQRMKDLAEQLNDVGHPVSESRLVLQMVTGLPQEYDTVASFITQADKSWDDAREMIDREQ, encoded by the coding sequence ATGGACGACCAACCCAAAAACACCGATACCACCTCTAAAACAACCACCACCGATTCCGCCTCTAAAACCCTTCACCCAGTTTATTCCGTAACAAACATTCAAAACAAAGTTCGCATCTTTGATGGCGAAAAAGTTACCTACTTCGCATGGGTGAAACTCTTCAGACTTCATGCCCACGGGTATGATGTGTTAGACCATATCAATGGCACCGAGCCCCCAGCCAAAACCGATCCGTCTTACGAGGCGTGGTCCAAAATTGACTCCATTGTCCTTCAATGGATATATGGAACTCTTTCAGATTCCTATCTCGCTCGTGTCCTTGAAACAGGTTCAACGGCTCAACAAGCGTGGGATCGGATCCAAACCATTTTTCTTAATAACAAAAACTCTCGAGCCGCAACCCTGGAACATGCTTTTACAACCACTACTATGGCCTCATGCTCATCTATGAATGAGTATTTTCAACGGATGAAAGATCTCGCGGAGCAACTTAATGATGTCGGTCACCCGGTTAGTGAGTCTCGGTTGGTTCTTCAGATGGTTACGGGTCTTCCTCAGGAATATGACACCGTCGCCTCTTTTATCACTCAGGCTGATAAGTCATGGGATGATGCTAGAGAGATGATTGATCGTGAGCAATGA